GACGGAGTCCGCCAACTCCCGCTTGCGCAGCAGCATTTCGGCGATCCGGTCCTCGATGGTGCCCTCGGCGATCAGCCGGTGCACCTGGACGGGCCTGGTCTGCCCGATGCGGTACGCACGGTCGGTGGCCTGCGCCTCGACGGCCGGGTTCCACCAGCGGTCGTAGTGCACGACATGCTCGGCGCGGGTGAGGTTGAGGCCGGTGCCCGCCGCCTTCAACGACAGCAGGAACACCGGGACTTCACCGTCCTGGAACCGCTGCACCATCTCCTCGCGGCGTGCGACGGGCGTACCGCCGTGCAGGAACTGGGTGGGCACACCGCGCGCCGCCAGATGTTCCTCGACGAGCCGCGCCATCTGTACGTACTGGGTGAAGACCAGCACGCTCGCGCCCTCGGAGAGAATCGTGTCGAGGAGTTCGTCCAGCAGCTCCAGCTTGCCCGAACGCCCGGTGATCCTCGGCTTGTCCTCCTTCAGGTACTGCGCGGGGTGGTTGCAGATCTGCTTGAGCGCGGTGAGCAGTTTGATCACCAGTCCGCGGCGCGAGAATCCGTCGGCTTCCGCAATCTCGGCGAGGGTCTCGCGCACCACCGCCTCGTACAGACCGGTCTGCTCCTTGGTGAGCGAGACGGCCCGGTCGGTCTCCGTCTTCGGCGGCAGTTCGGGGGCGATCCCGGGGTCCGACTTGCGGCGGCGCAGCAGGAACGGGCGGACCAGCGCGCCGAGCCGCTCGGCGGCCGCCGGGTCCTGTCCGCCCTCGACGGCGTGGGCGTAGCGGGTGCGGAACGTGCCGAGCTTGCCGAGGAGTCCGGGGGTCGTCCAGTCGAGGATGGCCCACAGCTCGGAGAGGTTGTTCTCGACGGGGGTGCCCGTGAGCGCCACGCGGGCGCGGGCGGGCAGGGTGCGCAGCTGTTTGGCGGTCGAGGAGTACGGGTTCTTGACGTGCTGGGCCTCGTCGGCGACGACCAGGCCCCATTCCGCCCCGGCCAGCCGCTCGGTGTCGAGCCGCATCGTGCCGTACGTGGTGAGGACGAACTCCCCGTCGGCCAGGCCCTCCAGGGAGCGGGACGAGCCGTGGAAGCGGCGGACCGCGGTGCCCGGCGCGAACTTCTCGATCTCCCGCTGCCAGTTGCCCATCAGGGACGTCGGACAGACCACCAGGGTCGGCCCGGCCGTGGCCGTGTCGGACTGCCGGTGCAGATGCAGGGCGATCAGCGTGATCGTCTTGCCGAGCCCCATGTCGTCGGCGAGACAGCCGCCGAGCCCGAGCGACGTCATCAGGTCCAGCCAGCCCAGACCGCGGAGCTGATAGTCGCGCAGGGTCGCGGTCAGCGCCGCCGGCTGCTCCACCGGCGGCCGTTCCGCGCCCTCGGGGTCTGCGAGCCGGTCGCGCAGCCGCGCCAGCCAGCCCGTCGCCCGCACCTCGACGCGCCGCCCGTCGACCTCCGTCGACCCGGTCAGTACGGCACCGAGCGCGTCGATGGGGGTGACCTTGCGGTCCTGCGTCTCGCGGGCCCGCCGCGCCTCCACCGGATCGATCAGCACCCACTGGTCGCGCAGCCGTACGATCGGTCTGCTCGACTCCGCGAGCCGATCGAGCTCGGCCCTGCTGAGCTGCTGGTCGCCCAGTGCGAACCACCAGTTGAAGCCGAGCAGCGCGTCCGCGGACAGCACCGACGGCATGCCGGAGACGGTCCTGTCGGCGGGGGAGTCGTCCGCCGCCTCGTCGGGAGGGCCGATGACCGCACGGGCCGTGAAGGTGCGCGCCAACTCCTTGGGCCAGTGCACCTGCACGCCCGTCGCGGCCAGCGCACGGGACGCCTCGCCGAGCAGCTCGGCGGCCTCCTCGTCGGCCAGTTCGATCACATCGGGCACGGCGGCCGACAGCAGGGGAGCGAGCGGAGGCCAGGCGCGGGCCGCGCGGCGCA
The sequence above is drawn from the Streptomyces sp. NBC_01465 genome and encodes:
- a CDS encoding DEAD/DEAH box helicase; the protein is MHRLPLATPSQITELSRCSTVFLPSDPSRTGRIAFWHPDSTEPPEGPGSVEDLTVVADDATPCSVRALLLPVRDALPVLTRARASAHASPAAAFWGTAAVFALQLAARGRLLPGLTATDHDAWRAGPFTADDLERVRELAAAMPPTAHAVPLGGVDDAEAPLLLPAPEPLLRAFLDAVADGLPRTPAAAFAAGSPAFAADTPQQLPAQRAWAADVASGHDAGVRISLRIELHGLDTASAGDADGPGPVFRAVPQVHSVSDPTLVADAADVWSGAAAGFGPRPQMDALLALRRAARAWPPLAPLLSAAVPDVIELADEEAAELLGEASRALAATGVQVHWPKELARTFTARAVIGPPDEAADDSPADRTVSGMPSVLSADALLGFNWWFALGDQQLSRAELDRLAESSRPIVRLRDQWVLIDPVEARRARETQDRKVTPIDALGAVLTGSTEVDGRRVEVRATGWLARLRDRLADPEGAERPPVEQPAALTATLRDYQLRGLGWLDLMTSLGLGGCLADDMGLGKTITLIALHLHRQSDTATAGPTLVVCPTSLMGNWQREIEKFAPGTAVRRFHGSSRSLEGLADGEFVLTTYGTMRLDTERLAGAEWGLVVADEAQHVKNPYSSTAKQLRTLPARARVALTGTPVENNLSELWAILDWTTPGLLGKLGTFRTRYAHAVEGGQDPAAAERLGALVRPFLLRRRKSDPGIAPELPPKTETDRAVSLTKEQTGLYEAVVRETLAEIAEADGFSRRGLVIKLLTALKQICNHPAQYLKEDKPRITGRSGKLELLDELLDTILSEGASVLVFTQYVQMARLVEEHLAARGVPTQFLHGGTPVARREEMVQRFQDGEVPVFLLSLKAAGTGLNLTRAEHVVHYDRWWNPAVEAQATDRAYRIGQTRPVQVHRLIAEGTIEDRIAEMLLRKRELADSVLGSGEAALTELTDAELADLVELRGSAR